The Hydrogenobacter thermophilus TK-6 genome window below encodes:
- the rplW gene encoding 50S ribosomal protein L23 yields the protein MRRPEEIIIRPIITEKSNRLMEDHKKYTFEVALDATKHEIKYAVEQLFKVPVIKVNTMMVKPRKKRVLGKLRKYGYTRSYKKAIVTIPPDREIDLLNM from the coding sequence ATGAGAAGACCAGAGGAGATAATAATAAGACCCATTATTACGGAGAAGAGCAACAGGCTAATGGAGGACCACAAAAAGTACACCTTTGAGGTGGCTCTTGATGCTACAAAACACGAGATAAAGTATGCAGTGGAGCAACTTTTTAAGGTGCCAGTTATAAAGGTAAACACCATGATGGTAAAACCGAGGAAGAAGAGGGTTTTAGGCAAGTTGAGAAAGTATGGCTACACGCGCTCTTACAAAAAGGCTATAGTTACCATACCTCCCGACAGGGAGATAGATTTACTAAACATGTGA
- the rplD gene encoding 50S ribosomal protein L4, producing the protein MKLGDMELRDDVFNVEVKRHILWEVIKWQLACRRQGTHSTKTRGELSYSGRKLLPQKGTGNARHGDRGANIFVGGGVAHGPRPTDYYYSLPKKVRKLGLKMALSSKAQEGKMLLFDSINIGDVPKTKKAIEFLNSNGIKDIKVTIVIPEKDEIVMKSFRNLPNVKVLPAEGLNVYDILWADVLAIQKQAIEKIYERLSS; encoded by the coding sequence ATGAAGCTAGGAGACATGGAATTAAGAGACGATGTGTTTAATGTTGAAGTAAAGAGGCATATACTGTGGGAGGTGATAAAGTGGCAGCTTGCCTGCAGAAGGCAAGGAACTCACAGCACCAAGACAAGAGGTGAATTATCATACAGCGGAAGGAAGCTCCTTCCCCAGAAAGGTACAGGAAATGCAAGGCACGGTGATAGAGGTGCTAATATATTCGTAGGGGGTGGTGTAGCTCACGGTCCAAGACCTACTGACTACTATTACAGCCTCCCCAAAAAGGTTAGGAAGTTGGGACTAAAGATGGCACTCTCTTCCAAAGCTCAGGAAGGTAAGATGCTCTTATTTGACAGTATAAACATAGGCGATGTTCCAAAAACCAAGAAGGCAATTGAGTTTTTGAACAGTAATGGAATAAAAGACATTAAAGTAACCATAGTGATCCCAGAAAAAGATGAGATAGTGATGAAGTCTTTCAGGAATCTTCCAAATGTAAAAGTGCTTCCAGCTGAAGGTCTTAATGTTTACGACATTCTTTGGGCGGATGTGCTTGCCATACAAAAACAGGCTATAGAAAAGATTTACGAGAGGTTATCATCATGA
- the rplC gene encoding 50S ribosomal protein L3, with protein sequence MAIGLIGKKVGMTRVFLKDGTAIPVTLIEIPPHTVVAIKSIEKDGYSALQLGAYSAKEKHLTKPEMGHLQKVGVRLLRRLKEFRVDDIAGYQVGQELTVADVFSPGELVDVVGISKGRGFTGTMKRWDFGGFPKSHGHRYHRAVGSIGNRSDPGRVWKSKRMAGHYGAQKVRIQSLFVVDIVPEKNLMLVKGSVPGPAGGLVVLEKSTIAERKSQRLKLNRLKHITENLLKGAQA encoded by the coding sequence ATGGCTATAGGGCTTATAGGTAAAAAGGTCGGCATGACAAGGGTTTTCTTAAAGGATGGTACAGCCATCCCCGTGACTTTGATTGAAATCCCCCCTCATACAGTGGTTGCCATAAAGAGTATAGAAAAGGACGGATACTCCGCTCTTCAGCTGGGTGCCTATTCTGCGAAGGAAAAGCACTTAACAAAGCCTGAAATGGGTCATCTCCAAAAAGTTGGTGTAAGACTTTTAAGAAGGCTAAAAGAGTTCAGAGTTGATGACATAGCAGGTTATCAGGTGGGTCAGGAACTGACTGTGGCGGACGTTTTCTCTCCCGGCGAGCTGGTGGATGTGGTGGGCATTAGCAAAGGTAGAGGCTTTACCGGCACTATGAAAAGGTGGGACTTTGGAGGCTTTCCCAAGTCTCACGGTCACAGGTACCACAGAGCTGTAGGATCCATAGGCAACAGGTCAGACCCCGGAAGAGTTTGGAAGAGCAAGAGAATGGCTGGGCATTATGGTGCGCAGAAAGTTAGGATTCAATCCTTGTTTGTGGTTGATATAGTCCCAGAGAAAAACCTAATGCTGGTTAAAGGTTCTGTTCCTGGTCCGGCAGGTGGTTTAGTGGTGCTGGAAAAGAGCACCATAGCAGAAAGGAAGTCGCAAAGGCTCAAGCTAAACAGACTTAAACACATAACCGAGAACCTCTTAAAAGGAGCGCAAGCATGA
- the rpsJ gene encoding 30S ribosomal protein S10 encodes MEELIRIKLRSYDHRLLDQSVKQIIDTVKRTGGIAKGPIPLPTLKKRWIVLRSPHKFDQSREHFEIREHRRIIDITRITPQTVESLMSINLPAGVDVELKMRS; translated from the coding sequence ATGGAGGAGCTGATACGCATAAAGCTGAGGTCTTATGATCACCGACTCCTTGATCAGTCTGTAAAGCAGATCATAGATACGGTAAAGAGAACAGGTGGCATAGCCAAAGGTCCCATTCCGCTTCCCACTTTAAAAAAGAGGTGGATAGTGCTTCGCTCTCCCCACAAATTTGATCAATCAAGGGAACACTTTGAGATAAGGGAGCACAGGAGAATTATTGACATAACGAGGATCACACCCCAAACGGTAGAATCTCTTATGAGCATTAATCTGCCGGCTGGTGTTGATGTGGAACTAAAAATGAGGAGCTGA
- the tuf gene encoding elongation factor Tu gives MAKEKFIREKEHVNVGTIGHVDHGKSTLTSAITCVLAAGVLPGGKAKCTKYEEIDKAPEEKERGITINITHVEYETPKRHYAHVDCPGHADYIKNMITGAAQMDGAILVVSAADGPMPQTREHVLLARQVNVPYIVVFMNKCDMVDDPELLDLVELEVRELLSKYEFPGDEVPVIRGSALGALQELEQGKPDRWCNAIVELLKAMDEYVPTPVREADKPFLMPIEDVFSISGRGTVVTGRVERGVLKPGEEVEIVGIREEPLKTVATSIEMFRKILDEALPGDNVGVLLRGVGKDDVERGQVLAKPGTVKPHKRFRAQVYVLSKEEGGRHTPFFVNYRPQFYFRTADVTGTVVKLPEGQEMVMPGDNVELEVELIQPVAMEEGLRFAIREGGRTVGAGVVTQILD, from the coding sequence ATGGCAAAGGAGAAGTTTATAAGAGAGAAGGAGCATGTGAATGTGGGAACTATAGGGCACGTTGACCACGGCAAGTCCACGCTGACTTCAGCCATTACCTGCGTCTTAGCTGCAGGTGTGTTGCCAGGTGGCAAAGCCAAATGCACCAAGTACGAAGAGATTGACAAAGCACCAGAAGAGAAAGAAAGAGGCATCACCATAAACATCACCCACGTGGAGTATGAGACACCCAAAAGACACTACGCTCATGTGGATTGCCCAGGACACGCAGACTATATCAAGAACATGATAACAGGCGCTGCGCAGATGGACGGTGCCATACTGGTGGTGTCTGCGGCAGACGGTCCCATGCCACAGACCAGAGAGCATGTGCTTTTGGCAAGACAGGTCAATGTCCCTTACATAGTGGTCTTTATGAACAAGTGTGATATGGTGGATGACCCAGAGCTTTTGGACCTGGTGGAGCTGGAAGTGAGAGAGCTTCTTTCTAAGTATGAGTTTCCAGGGGATGAGGTGCCCGTAATCAGAGGCTCTGCACTGGGAGCTTTGCAGGAGCTTGAACAAGGCAAACCAGACAGATGGTGCAATGCCATAGTAGAACTTTTGAAAGCGATGGATGAGTATGTACCAACACCTGTAAGGGAAGCAGACAAACCCTTTTTGATGCCTATAGAGGATGTATTTAGCATATCCGGACGTGGTACAGTGGTAACAGGTAGAGTGGAGAGGGGAGTGCTAAAGCCAGGGGAAGAGGTGGAGATAGTAGGGATAAGGGAAGAACCACTCAAGACAGTGGCAACTTCTATAGAGATGTTTAGGAAGATACTGGATGAAGCGTTGCCTGGTGACAATGTGGGGGTTTTGCTGCGTGGAGTAGGCAAAGACGATGTGGAGAGGGGACAAGTGTTGGCAAAGCCGGGCACTGTAAAGCCACACAAGCGCTTCAGGGCACAGGTGTATGTGTTAAGCAAAGAAGAAGGAGGCAGGCACACACCCTTTTTTGTCAATTACAGGCCACAGTTTTACTTTAGGACAGCGGATGTGACGGGGACAGTGGTAAAGCTACCCGAGGGGCAAGAGATGGTGATGCCAGGCGACAACGTGGAGCTGGAGGTGGAACTCATACAGCCTGTGGCTATGGAAGAAGGGCTAAGATTTGCCATAAGGGAAGGAGGCAGGACGGTGGGAGCAGGAGTGGTTACCCAAATCCTTGACTGA
- the fusA gene encoding elongation factor G encodes MPRAVPIERLRNIGIVAHIDAGKTTTTERILYYTGKTYKIGEVHEGAATMDWMPQEKERGITITAATTACYWKDHQINIIDTPGHVDFSVEVVRSMKVLDGIIFIFSAVEGVQPQSEANWRWADRFGVPRIAFINKLDRLGADFYRVFNEIEKKLSIKPVAIQIPIGAEDQFKGVVDLMSMKAIIWLEETLGAKYEVVDIPQEYLDKAQEWRAKMVEAIVEKDDDLMMRYLEGEEISAEDLKRVLRKATINRNLVPVLCGSAFKNKGVQPLLDAVIDYLPSPLDVPPAKGINPKTSEEEERKPFDEEPFCAYVFKVMSDPYAGQLTYFRVFSGKVTAGSYVYNATRDKKERIGRLLLMHANSREDVQEASAGEIVAAVGLDAATGDTLSDEKFPILLEKLEFPEPVISMAIEPKTKKDQEKLSQVLNKYMKEDPTFKASADPETGQTLIHGMGELHLEIMVDRMKREYGIEVNVGKPQVAYKETIKKPAQAEGKFIRQTGGRGQYGHVVIDVEPLERGQGFIFENAIVGGVIPKEFIPAVEQGIREAMQSGVLAGYPVVDVKVRLFDGSYHEVDSSEMAFKIAGSIAFKEAAKKANPVLLEPIMEVEVETPDDYVGDVIGDLNSRRGKIMGMENKGVITVVKALVPLAEMFGYATTLRSLTQGRGTFIMKFSHYDEVPQSIAEQIIGERMAGAKT; translated from the coding sequence ATGCCAAGAGCGGTACCCATAGAAAGGCTAAGGAACATAGGAATAGTTGCCCACATAGACGCAGGAAAAACCACAACCACCGAGAGAATACTCTACTACACAGGAAAAACCTACAAGATAGGTGAGGTACACGAAGGTGCAGCCACAATGGACTGGATGCCTCAGGAGAAAGAGAGGGGTATAACCATAACAGCAGCAACCACCGCATGCTATTGGAAGGATCATCAAATAAACATCATAGACACACCCGGACACGTGGACTTCTCGGTAGAAGTGGTGCGCTCTATGAAGGTGCTGGATGGTATTATCTTCATCTTCTCAGCGGTAGAAGGTGTCCAGCCGCAGTCGGAAGCCAACTGGAGGTGGGCAGACAGATTTGGTGTGCCGAGAATAGCCTTTATAAACAAGCTGGACAGGCTCGGCGCGGACTTTTACCGAGTTTTCAACGAGATAGAAAAAAAGCTCAGCATAAAGCCCGTTGCCATTCAGATACCCATAGGTGCTGAGGATCAGTTTAAAGGTGTGGTGGACCTCATGAGCATGAAAGCCATCATATGGCTTGAGGAAACTCTTGGTGCCAAGTACGAGGTGGTGGACATCCCTCAGGAATACTTGGATAAAGCCCAAGAGTGGCGCGCTAAAATGGTAGAAGCCATAGTGGAAAAGGATGACGACCTGATGATGAGATACTTGGAGGGAGAGGAGATATCCGCTGAGGACCTAAAGAGGGTTCTCAGGAAGGCTACTATAAACAGAAACCTTGTGCCGGTTCTCTGCGGTTCTGCCTTTAAAAATAAAGGTGTTCAGCCGCTCCTTGATGCGGTCATAGATTACCTTCCTTCTCCCCTTGATGTACCTCCTGCAAAGGGAATAAATCCAAAAACCTCCGAAGAGGAGGAGAGAAAGCCTTTTGACGAAGAGCCCTTCTGTGCTTATGTGTTTAAAGTTATGAGCGACCCTTATGCGGGACAGCTCACTTACTTTAGGGTTTTCTCCGGTAAAGTCACCGCTGGGTCTTATGTGTATAACGCTACAAGGGATAAGAAGGAAAGGATAGGAAGATTGCTTCTCATGCATGCCAACTCAAGGGAGGATGTGCAGGAAGCTTCTGCCGGTGAGATAGTTGCTGCGGTAGGTCTTGATGCCGCAACTGGTGACACTCTCAGCGATGAAAAATTTCCCATACTTCTTGAGAAGCTTGAGTTTCCTGAGCCAGTCATATCAATGGCTATTGAGCCAAAAACCAAGAAGGACCAGGAGAAACTCTCTCAGGTGCTTAACAAGTACATGAAGGAAGACCCCACTTTTAAGGCGAGTGCGGACCCAGAGACTGGTCAGACGCTCATACACGGTATGGGAGAGCTTCACCTTGAGATAATGGTGGACAGAATGAAGCGCGAGTATGGGATTGAGGTAAATGTGGGTAAACCTCAGGTTGCCTACAAAGAAACCATCAAAAAACCTGCACAGGCGGAAGGTAAATTTATAAGGCAAACGGGAGGTAGAGGTCAGTACGGTCATGTGGTGATAGATGTTGAACCTTTAGAAAGGGGGCAAGGCTTCATCTTTGAGAATGCTATAGTGGGTGGTGTTATACCCAAAGAGTTCATTCCTGCTGTGGAGCAGGGTATAAGAGAGGCTATGCAAAGCGGCGTACTGGCAGGTTATCCTGTTGTGGATGTGAAGGTAAGGTTATTTGACGGCTCTTACCACGAGGTAGACTCTTCAGAAATGGCTTTTAAGATAGCCGGATCCATAGCCTTTAAAGAGGCAGCCAAAAAGGCAAATCCGGTGCTTCTTGAGCCCATAATGGAGGTAGAGGTGGAAACACCTGATGACTATGTGGGTGATGTCATCGGTGACCTCAACTCCAGAAGAGGAAAGATTATGGGGATGGAAAATAAGGGTGTCATTACTGTGGTTAAGGCTCTTGTACCTTTGGCTGAGATGTTTGGATACGCCACCACTTTAAGGAGCTTGACACAGGGAAGAGGAACCTTTATAATGAAATTTTCTCATTACGATGAAGTTCCCCAAAGTATAGCGGAGCAGATCATAGGGGAACGGATGGCAGGAGCAAAAACTTGA
- the rpsG gene encoding 30S ribosomal protein S7: MPRKGPVPPREVMPDPIYGDVLVAKLINKVMKDGKKSVAEYIVYTALEEASREAKMTPTELLHKVIEQLKPEYEVRPRRVGGATYQVPVEVPPRRQISLAIKWLVDAARTRGRHRGSYTMVERLKAELLDALEGKGGAIKKKEDTHRMAEANKVFAHFRW; this comes from the coding sequence ATGCCAAGAAAGGGACCTGTTCCTCCAAGAGAAGTGATGCCAGACCCTATTTACGGAGATGTCTTAGTAGCTAAGCTAATAAACAAAGTGATGAAGGATGGTAAAAAGAGCGTTGCAGAGTACATAGTATACACAGCCTTAGAGGAGGCATCAAGAGAAGCAAAAATGACACCCACAGAATTGCTCCATAAGGTGATAGAGCAGTTAAAACCCGAGTATGAGGTAAGACCAAGAAGGGTAGGAGGTGCCACCTATCAAGTGCCCGTGGAAGTACCGCCCAGAAGGCAAATAAGCCTAGCTATAAAGTGGCTGGTAGATGCAGCCAGAACCAGAGGAAGACACAGAGGAAGCTACACCATGGTGGAAAGATTAAAGGCGGAGCTTCTTGATGCCTTGGAAGGTAAGGGTGGTGCTATAAAGAAGAAGGAAGATACGCACAGAATGGCAGAAGCCAACAAAGTTTTTGCTCACTTTAGGTGGTAA
- the rpsL gene encoding 30S ribosomal protein S12 encodes MPTINQLVRQGREQKRKKSKSPALQGNPQKRGVCVRVYTVTPKKPNSALRKVTRVRLSNGIEVTAYIPGEGHNLQEHSIVLVRGGRVKDLPGVRYKVIRGALDTAGVANRRQSRSKYGAKRPKQAQAGGKK; translated from the coding sequence ATGCCTACCATAAACCAGCTTGTAAGGCAAGGCAGAGAGCAAAAGAGAAAAAAGAGCAAATCCCCTGCTCTGCAGGGTAATCCGCAGAAGAGGGGTGTATGTGTAAGGGTGTACACAGTGACGCCCAAAAAGCCAAACTCTGCTCTCAGGAAGGTTACAAGGGTGAGACTTTCCAATGGTATAGAGGTGACTGCCTACATACCTGGTGAAGGTCATAACCTTCAAGAGCACTCCATAGTGCTGGTAAGAGGGGGAAGGGTAAAGGACCTTCCTGGTGTGAGATACAAAGTGATTAGAGGTGCATTGGATACTGCCGGTGTGGCTAACAGAAGACAGTCAAGGTCCAAATACGGTGCTAAGAGACCAAAACAAGCTCAGGCAGGAGGTAAGAAGTAA
- the rpoC gene encoding DNA-directed RNA polymerase subunit beta', which yields MRKGLLPFEKIKLMLASPEEIRSWSYGEVKKPETINYRTHKPEKDGLFCAKIFGPIKDYECLCGKYRGKRFEGTICDRCGVEVTKSYVRRKRFGHIELAAPVAHIWFLKSSPSKIATLLNLSTRDAERVVYFESYLVIEYPISEEEEKKFEEMEDTIPIKDDIGNTKFVKLYVVDEDRYMSEYATSLEHRYEGGMGAEIIKKVLSSLDLQAYARKLREEIKPYSLGFEDLGKHLEEKHKKIYHRIVKVIAEDFRLYGVEIKHPDDMTLEQALLGILNEEYYLNIQTGELLSEDGGEDCLTGREALREYYERVKERKRELPVFEKIKEDIRSAVLKEVSEAKVRKAIRVLKLVEDFIKSGNRPEWMILEVLPVLPPELRPLVALDGGRFATSDLNDLYRRIINRNNRLKRLIELDAPEIIIRNEKRMLQEVVSALIDNGKRGRVVTQNGRALKSLSDYLKGKQGRFRQNLLGKRVDYSGRSVIVVGPELKMHQCGLPRIMALELFKPFVYRRLEEKGYATSIKNAKKLVEQKTAEVWECLEEVVKQHPVLLNRAPTLHRMSIQAFEPVLIDGKAIQLHPLVCPPFNADFDGDQMAVHVPLGITAQLEAYILMLSTQNIISPAHGKPITMPSQDMILGVYYITQEVPGAKGEAKLFFSKEEVLLALENQKVDMHARIKLRLEDGKLIETTPGRVLFNSILPEGHPFVNEPLDKKKVSKLITNIYNKYGTERTAKFLDDLKELGFNMATKAAISISVDDLQIPKVKKDILKESFQQADEIIDQYMKGLLTNKERYNRIIDLWSEITDRVSKAMFEEIEKSQRKEGEKVYPGIFNPIYMMANSGARGNRDQIRQLAAMRGLMAKHTGEFIETPIISNFREGLSVLEYFISTYGARKGLADTALKTAFAGYLTRRLVDVAQDIMITEHDCKTHRGIDMTAIVEGGEEKVPLKDRIIGRTLAEDIVDPYTGEVIAKRNQIVDEGLADRIAHAGIEKVKVRSPLTCEAKFGVCAMCYGWDLSQRKLVDVGEAVGIIAAQSIGEPGTQLTMRTFHIGGAAVAERVQNVLTCETSGRIKYYNMKLIKNKEGKLINISKDAAIAVLDKDSRPVERHSVPYAATIHVEEGQEVKEGTILAEWDPFNTYIIAEEGGKVEFKDIVLDVTVKEERDPLSGKTSTVVSFTRPKDAMLHTPRLVVATPDGRELTYDLPVNSILNIPPEHIQLEWSICPTCSESEGTEIQHKYYVVKGYQVSPGDVLARIPKEMAKVRDIVGGLPRVEELFEARKPKNPAILTEIDGTVRIYEDADEVILYNPKTGETRKYDIKKDEYILVSHGQYVQKGSNITESVKAEIDGQVRIKGRGYKIVVYNKDTGLQREYFVPKGKHLLVKNGDTVSAGDPLTDGTPVPEEILRIKGIDELQKFLLKEVQMVYRLQGVDINDKHFEIIIKQMLRKRRVVDPGDSRFLVNEEVDMEDLEQEVERIKEEGGKLPKVEPILVGISKAALTARSWISAASFQETPKVLTDASCEGKVDDLRGIKENVIIGNLIPAGTGAGKYAVVKVIEETKAKALKDVL from the coding sequence ATGAGAAAGGGACTTCTTCCCTTTGAGAAGATAAAACTTATGCTGGCTTCGCCAGAAGAGATAAGAAGCTGGAGTTACGGGGAGGTCAAAAAGCCAGAAACCATAAACTACAGAACTCACAAGCCGGAAAAGGATGGACTATTCTGTGCCAAGATATTCGGTCCCATAAAGGATTACGAGTGTCTGTGTGGAAAGTACAGGGGTAAGAGGTTTGAAGGCACCATATGCGACAGGTGCGGTGTTGAGGTGACCAAATCTTATGTGAGGAGAAAGAGGTTCGGGCACATAGAGCTTGCCGCGCCTGTAGCTCACATATGGTTTCTCAAAAGCTCTCCATCCAAGATAGCCACCCTTCTCAACCTGTCCACAAGGGATGCGGAGAGGGTGGTTTACTTTGAGTCTTACCTGGTTATAGAGTACCCGATAAGCGAGGAGGAGGAGAAAAAGTTTGAGGAGATGGAAGACACCATACCCATAAAGGACGACATAGGCAATACCAAGTTTGTAAAGCTCTATGTTGTTGACGAAGACAGGTACATGAGCGAGTACGCCACAAGCTTGGAGCACAGGTATGAAGGGGGTATGGGCGCGGAGATAATAAAAAAGGTTCTTTCCTCTCTTGACCTTCAGGCTTACGCCAGAAAGCTAAGGGAGGAGATAAAACCTTACAGCCTTGGGTTTGAGGACCTTGGCAAACACCTTGAGGAAAAGCACAAGAAAATATACCACAGGATAGTAAAAGTTATAGCGGAAGACTTCAGGCTGTACGGAGTGGAGATAAAGCATCCTGACGACATGACGCTGGAGCAGGCACTACTGGGCATATTGAACGAAGAGTACTACCTTAACATACAAACCGGTGAGCTTCTTTCGGAAGATGGCGGAGAGGACTGTCTTACAGGCAGGGAAGCGCTTCGCGAATACTACGAAAGGGTAAAAGAGAGGAAAAGAGAGCTTCCGGTTTTTGAAAAGATAAAGGAAGACATAAGGTCAGCGGTTCTCAAAGAGGTCTCCGAAGCCAAGGTAAGGAAGGCTATAAGGGTGCTAAAGCTGGTAGAGGACTTTATAAAGAGCGGCAACAGACCCGAGTGGATGATACTGGAAGTGCTTCCCGTACTTCCCCCCGAGCTAAGACCCTTGGTAGCTCTTGACGGAGGAAGATTTGCTACCTCCGACCTTAACGACCTATACAGGAGAATCATAAACAGAAACAACAGGCTCAAAAGACTTATAGAGCTTGACGCACCCGAGATAATCATAAGGAACGAAAAGAGGATGCTTCAGGAGGTGGTCAGCGCTCTTATAGATAATGGCAAGCGCGGAAGAGTAGTGACCCAAAACGGCAGAGCCTTAAAGTCCCTCTCGGACTATCTGAAAGGAAAGCAGGGAAGATTCAGACAGAACCTTCTGGGCAAGAGGGTGGATTACTCGGGCAGATCCGTCATAGTGGTGGGACCGGAGCTTAAAATGCACCAGTGTGGACTTCCCAGAATTATGGCTCTGGAACTTTTCAAACCTTTTGTTTACAGGAGGCTTGAGGAGAAAGGTTACGCAACTTCTATAAAGAATGCCAAGAAGTTAGTGGAGCAAAAAACTGCGGAGGTCTGGGAGTGCCTTGAAGAAGTAGTGAAACAGCACCCTGTGCTTCTAAACCGTGCACCCACCCTTCACAGAATGTCCATCCAGGCTTTTGAGCCAGTTCTCATAGATGGCAAAGCTATACAGCTCCATCCTCTTGTGTGTCCACCTTTCAACGCGGACTTTGACGGAGACCAGATGGCTGTTCATGTACCTTTGGGCATAACCGCACAGCTGGAGGCATACATACTTATGCTTTCTACACAAAACATCATATCTCCTGCTCACGGAAAGCCCATCACCATGCCTTCTCAGGACATGATCCTGGGCGTTTATTACATAACGCAAGAGGTACCAGGTGCAAAGGGAGAAGCTAAGCTCTTCTTCAGCAAAGAGGAGGTGCTTCTGGCTTTAGAAAATCAAAAGGTGGATATGCACGCCAGAATAAAGCTTAGATTAGAAGACGGTAAACTTATAGAAACGACTCCTGGAAGGGTGCTTTTTAATAGCATACTGCCCGAAGGCCATCCCTTCGTAAACGAACCTCTTGACAAGAAGAAAGTTTCCAAGCTCATCACAAACATATACAACAAGTATGGAACTGAAAGAACCGCAAAGTTTCTGGATGACCTTAAAGAGCTTGGCTTTAACATGGCTACAAAAGCGGCTATATCCATAAGCGTGGACGACCTTCAGATACCCAAAGTAAAGAAGGACATACTCAAAGAATCTTTCCAGCAGGCGGACGAGATCATAGACCAGTACATGAAAGGGCTACTGACCAACAAGGAAAGGTACAACAGAATCATAGACCTCTGGTCGGAGATAACAGATAGAGTTTCAAAAGCCATGTTTGAAGAGATAGAAAAGAGCCAGAGGAAGGAAGGAGAAAAGGTCTATCCGGGCATTTTCAACCCCATATACATGATGGCAAACTCTGGAGCAAGAGGAAACAGAGACCAGATAAGACAGCTCGCCGCCATGAGGGGGCTCATGGCAAAGCACACGGGTGAGTTCATAGAAACCCCCATTATATCCAATTTTAGAGAGGGGCTTTCGGTACTTGAGTACTTTATCTCCACCTACGGTGCGAGAAAGGGTCTTGCGGACACAGCTCTAAAAACAGCTTTTGCCGGTTACCTCACCAGGAGATTGGTGGATGTGGCGCAGGATATTATGATTACTGAACATGACTGCAAAACCCATAGAGGCATAGATATGACAGCTATAGTGGAAGGTGGAGAGGAAAAGGTACCTCTTAAAGACAGGATAATAGGTAGAACCTTAGCGGAGGATATTGTAGACCCCTACACGGGTGAGGTAATAGCCAAGAGGAACCAGATAGTGGACGAGGGTTTAGCAGACAGGATAGCGCATGCAGGCATAGAGAAGGTAAAAGTGAGGTCCCCTCTTACATGCGAAGCCAAATTCGGCGTATGTGCCATGTGTTACGGGTGGGACCTTTCTCAAAGGAAGCTGGTGGATGTGGGTGAAGCTGTGGGTATAATAGCAGCTCAATCCATAGGTGAGCCCGGCACACAGCTCACCATGAGGACCTTCCACATAGGAGGCGCTGCAGTCGCGGAAAGAGTTCAGAATGTTCTGACATGCGAAACCAGCGGCAGAATAAAGTATTACAATATGAAGCTCATAAAGAACAAGGAAGGCAAGCTCATAAACATCTCAAAAGATGCAGCAATAGCAGTGCTTGATAAAGACTCAAGACCTGTGGAAAGACATTCGGTACCCTACGCAGCTACCATTCATGTAGAGGAAGGTCAGGAGGTAAAAGAAGGTACAATTCTCGCAGAATGGGATCCCTTCAATACATACATAATAGCGGAGGAAGGTGGAAAGGTAGAGTTCAAAGACATAGTGCTGGATGTGACGGTGAAAGAAGAAAGAGACCCTCTTTCGGGAAAAACATCCACAGTAGTGTCTTTTACAAGACCAAAAGATGCCATGCTCCACACTCCAAGGTTAGTAGTGGCTACCCCAGATGGTAGAGAACTCACCTATGACCTACCCGTCAATTCTATACTGAACATACCACCTGAACACATACAGCTCGAGTGGAGCATATGTCCTACATGTAGCGAATCTGAAGGCACTGAGATACAGCACAAGTATTATGTGGTAAAGGGCTATCAGGTGAGCCCGGGAGATGTGCTTGCAAGAATACCCAAGGAGATGGCAAAGGTTAGGGACATAGTAGGCGGTTTGCCCAGAGTTGAAGAGCTGTTTGAGGCAAGGAAGCCCAAAAATCCTGCCATACTCACTGAGATAGATGGCACAGTGAGAATTTATGAGGATGCGGATGAGGTGATACTTTACAATCCCAAAACTGGTGAAACAAGAAAGTACGACATAAAGAAGGACGAGTACATTCTGGTAAGCCACGGTCAATATGTACAGAAGGGAAGTAACATAACCGAGAGTGTGAAAGCTGAAATAGATGGGCAAGTAAGGATAAAGGGAAGAGGGTATAAGATTGTAGTTTATAACAAAGACACCGGACTTCAGAGAGAGTACTTTGTACCAAAGGGCAAACACCTTCTGGTCAAAAACGGTGATACAGTAAGCGCTGGAGACCCACTGACGGACGGAACACCTGTACCCGAAGAGATCCTCAGGATAAAGGGCATAGACGAACTTCAAAAGTTCCTACTCAAAGAGGTGCAAATGGTTTACAGACTGCAAGGTGTTGACATAAACGACAAACACTTTGAGATCATCATAAAACAGATGCTTAGAAAGAGGAGGGTAGTAGACCCTGGAGACAGCAGGTTCTTGGTGAATGAGGAGGTGGACATGGAAGACCTTGAGCAGGAAGTTGAGAGGATAAAAGAAGAAGGAGGCAAGCTACCTAAGGTAGAACCTATCTTGGTTGGCATATCTAAGGCTGCGCTTACCGCGAGAAGCTGGATATCCGCAGCATCCTTCCAAGAGACGCCTAAGGTACTAACGGATGCTTCGTGCGAGGGCAAAGTAGATGACTTGAGAGGAATAAAGGAGAATGTAATTATAGGAAACCTCATACCTGCTGGAACTGGTGCAGGAAAGTACGCTGTGGTCAAAGTTATTGAGGAGACAAAGGCAAAAGCTCTAAAGGATGTGTTATAA